Proteins encoded together in one Urocitellus parryii isolate mUroPar1 chromosome 3, mUroPar1.hap1, whole genome shotgun sequence window:
- the LOC113177958 gene encoding olfactory receptor 7E24-like gives MGILGTESESLLGIRCPETQNVTGILEFHLLGLSEDPDLQPLLFGLFLCIYLVTVFGNLLIILAVSSDSHLHTPMYFFLSNLSLADIGFSSTTVPRMIMNIQTHSRAISYVGCLTQMSFFIFFGCMDDLLLTVMAYDRFVAICHPLHYLVIMSPRHCGFLTMVSFLLSLLDFQMHSFMTLKITSFKDVEISSFFCDPSQLLNLSCSNTFSDNIVKYFLGAFYGLFPISGILFSYYKIISSILRIPSLGGKYKAFSTCGSHLAVVCLFLGTASTVYLGSVASHSPRKGAVASVMYTMVTPMLNPFIYSLRNRDIKSALGRLYSRSL, from the exons ATGGGAATTCTGGGCACAGAGTCTGAGTCTTTGTTGGGCATCAG GTGTCCAGAAACACAAAATGTAACAGGCATATTAGAATTTCATCTCCTGGGCCTCTCAGAGGATCCAGACCTGCAGCCCCTCCTCTTTGGACTGTTCCTGTGCATATACCTGGTCACAGTGtttgggaacctgctcatcatcctggctgtcagctctgactcccacctccacacccccatgtacttcttcctctccaacctgtccttggctGACATCGGTTTCTCCTCCACCACCGTCCCAAGAATGATCATGAACATCCAAACTCACAGCAGAGCCATCTCCTATGTGGGCTGCCTGACACAGatgtccttttttatcttttttggatGTATGGATGATCTGCTTCTGACTGTGATGGCTTATGACAGgtttgtggccatctgtcaccctCTGCATTATCTGGTCATTATGAGCCCTCGCCATTGTGGCTTCTTAACTATGGTGTCATTTTTGCTGAGTCTTTTGGACTTCCAGATGCACAGTTTCATGACCTTAAAAATTACCAGCTTCAAGGATGTGGAAATTTCTAGTTTCTTCTGTGACCCTTCTCAACTCCTGAATCTCTCCTGTTCCAACACCTTCTCTGATAACATTGTCAAGTATTTTCTGGGAGCCTTCTATGGCCTTTTCCCCATCTCAGGGATCCTTTTCTCTTACTACAAAATTATTTCCTCCATTCTGAGGATCCCCTCCTTAGGTGggaagtacaaagccttctccacctgtgggtctcatCTGGcagttgtttgcttatttttaggGACAGCCTCCACAGTGTACCTTGGATCAGTTGCATCACATTCTCCCAGGAAGGGTGCAGTGGCTTCTGTGATGTACACTATGGTCACCCCCATgttgaaccccttcatctacagcctgaggaacagggacattAAAAGTGCCCTGGGGAGGCTGTACAGCAGGTCACTCTGA
- the LOC113177957 gene encoding olfactory receptor 7E24-like, with the protein MGLKKGNEAECPSKKDTQNLTGVSEFQLLSLSEDPDLQPVLFGLFLSMYLVTVLGNLLIILAVSSDPHLHTPMYFFLSNLSLADIGFISTTVPKMLVNIQTNSRVISYVGCLTQMSLFAIFVCMDDMLLTVMAYDRYVAICHPLQYSVIMSPRFCGFLVLVSFLLSLLDSQLHSLMILKITSFKDVEISSFFCDPSQLLNLSCLNTFSDNIVKYLLVVIYSLFPISGIFFSYYKIISSILRIPSSGGKYKAFSTCGSHLAIVCLFFGTASGVYLGSAVSHSPRNGVVASMMYTVVTPMLNPFIYSLRNRDIKRALRRLQAGRSNLTPCGV; encoded by the coding sequence GTGTCCAAgcaaaaaagacacacaaaatcTAACAGGTGTCTCTGAATTCCAACTCCTGAGCCTGTCCGAGGATCCAGACCTGCAGCCCGTCCTCTTTGGactgttcctgtccatgtacctggtcacagtgcttgggaacctgctcatcatcctggctgtcagctctgacccccacctccacacccccatgtacttcttcctctccaacctgtccttggctGACATTGGTTTCATCTCTACCACAGTCccaaagatgctggtgaacatccagacTAACAGCAGAGTCATCTCCTACGTGGGCTGCCTGACACAGATgtctctttttgccatttttgtcTGTATGGATGACATGCTTCtgactgtgatggcctatgaccggtatgtggccatctgtcaccctCTGCAGTATTCAGTTATTATGAGCCCTCGCTTCTGTGGCTTCTTAGTTTTGGTGTCTTTCTTGCTGAGTCTTTTGGACTCCCAGCTGCACAgtttgatgattttaaaaattaccagctTCAAGGATGTGgaaatttctagtttcttttgtGACCCTTCTCAACTTCTGAATCTTTCCTGTTTGAACACCTTCTCTGATAACATTGTGAAATATTTACttgttgtcatatatagcctttttCCCATCTCAGGGATCTTTTTCTCCTACTACAAAATTATTTCCTCCATTCTGAGGATCCCATCCTCAGGTGggaagtacaaagccttctccacctgtgggtctcacctggcaattgtttgcttattttttggaACAGCCTCAGGGGTGTACCTTGGATCAGCTGTGTCACATTCTCCCAGAAATGGTGTGGTGGCCTCAatgatgtacactgtggtcacccccatgctgaatcctttcatctacagcctgaggaacagggacattAAAAGGGCCCTGAGGAGGCTGCAAGCAGGACGGTCTAATCTCACCCCTTGTGGTGTCTAA